A stretch of Gorilla gorilla gorilla isolate KB3781 chromosome 9, NHGRI_mGorGor1-v2.1_pri, whole genome shotgun sequence DNA encodes these proteins:
- the COMMD9 gene encoding COMM domain-containing protein 9 isoform X1, producing MAALTAEHFAALQSLLKASSKDVVRQLCQESFSSSALGSKKLLDVTCSSLSVTQEEAEELLQALHRLTRLVAFRDLSSAEAILALFPENFHQNLKNLLTKIILEYVSTWRTEAQANQISLPRLVDLDWRVDIKTSSDSISRMAVPTCLLQMKIQEDPSLCGDKPSISAVTVELSKETLDTMLDGLGRIRDQLSAVASK from the exons ATGGCTGCCCTGACAGCGGAGCATTTTGCAGCACTCCAGAGCCTGCTCAAG GCCTCCTCGAAAGATGTTGTCAGACAGCTGTGTCAAGAAAGCTTTTCCAGTTCAGCCCTTGGCTCGAAAAAACTCTTGGATGTTACATGTTCCAGCTTGTCTGTGacccaggaggaggcagaggaa CTGCTCCAGGCTCTGCACCGCCTCACTAGGCTGGTGGCATTCCGTGACCTGTCCTCTGCCGAGGCAATTCTGGCTCTCTTTCCAGAAAATTTCCACCAAAACCTCAAAAACCTGCTGACAAAGATCATCCTAGAATATGT GTCTACTTGGAGAACCGAAGCCCAGGCAAATCAGA TCTCTCTGCCACGCCTGGTCGATCTGGACTGGAGAGTGGATATCAAAACCTCCTCAGACAGCATCAGCCGCATGGCCGTCCCCACCTGCCTGCTCCAGATGAAG ATCCAAGAAGATCCCAGCCTATGTGGAGACAAACCCTCCATCTCAGCTGTCACCGTGGAGCTGAGCAAAGAAACACTGGACACCATGTTAGATGGCCTGGGCCGCATCCGAGACCAACTCTCTGCCGTGGCCAGTAAATGA
- the COMMD9 gene encoding COMM domain-containing protein 9 isoform X2 produces MAALTAEHFAALQSLLKASSKDVVRQLCQESFSSSALGSKKLLDVTCSSLSVTQEEAEELLQALHRLTRLVAFRDLSSAEAILALFPENFHQNLKNLLTKIILEYVSTWRTEAQANQNPRRSQPMWRQTLHLSCHRGAEQRNTGHHVRWPGPHPRPTLCRGQ; encoded by the exons ATGGCTGCCCTGACAGCGGAGCATTTTGCAGCACTCCAGAGCCTGCTCAAG GCCTCCTCGAAAGATGTTGTCAGACAGCTGTGTCAAGAAAGCTTTTCCAGTTCAGCCCTTGGCTCGAAAAAACTCTTGGATGTTACATGTTCCAGCTTGTCTGTGacccaggaggaggcagaggaa CTGCTCCAGGCTCTGCACCGCCTCACTAGGCTGGTGGCATTCCGTGACCTGTCCTCTGCCGAGGCAATTCTGGCTCTCTTTCCAGAAAATTTCCACCAAAACCTCAAAAACCTGCTGACAAAGATCATCCTAGAATATGT GTCTACTTGGAGAACCGAAGCCCAGGCAAATCAGA ATCCAAGAAGATCCCAGCCTATGTGGAGACAAACCCTCCATCTCAGCTGTCACCGTGGAGCTGAGCAAAGAAACACTGGACACCATGTTAGATGGCCTGGGCCGCATCCGAGACCAACTCTCTGCCGTGGCCAGTAA